From a region of the Agrobacterium tumefaciens genome:
- a CDS encoding ABC transporter ATP-binding protein, producing MSVSSPAATSLPAESRKRPLVVMKSVSKTFSSGTVALSHMDLTVEGGEFVSLLGPSGCGKSTALRIIAGLGDVTTGSIDWPSSRINSRGLPEGDISFVFQEPTLMPWQTVFGNVYLPLKLRGVSKAAAREEIMKTLATVGLQDFADAYPRELSGGMKMRVSIARALVTKPKLLLMDEPFAALDEITRQKLNDDVLRLWRETGITVIFVTHSVYESAYLSNRIVVMKARPGRVHADFPLVTAMERDAHYRTSEDYRLACEKVSTMLLEAIGNGEH from the coding sequence ATGAGCGTTTCGTCCCCAGCCGCCACAAGCCTTCCGGCAGAATCCCGCAAGCGGCCTCTGGTCGTCATGAAGTCCGTTTCGAAGACCTTTTCCTCGGGTACAGTGGCCCTGTCCCATATGGATCTGACGGTTGAAGGCGGTGAATTCGTCAGCCTGCTCGGCCCATCCGGATGTGGCAAATCGACGGCGCTGCGCATCATCGCCGGTCTTGGTGACGTTACCACCGGTTCGATCGACTGGCCAAGCTCTCGTATCAACTCAAGGGGTTTGCCGGAGGGCGATATCAGCTTCGTGTTTCAGGAACCGACGCTGATGCCCTGGCAGACGGTATTCGGCAACGTGTATCTGCCGCTGAAACTACGTGGCGTGTCCAAGGCCGCCGCCCGAGAAGAAATCATGAAAACGCTGGCGACGGTCGGCCTGCAGGACTTTGCCGACGCCTACCCTCGCGAACTTTCCGGCGGCATGAAAATGCGGGTTTCCATTGCCCGCGCACTGGTGACCAAGCCCAAGCTGCTGCTCATGGACGAGCCCTTTGCGGCACTGGACGAGATCACCCGCCAGAAATTGAATGACGACGTGCTGAGGCTTTGGCGTGAGACCGGCATCACCGTCATCTTCGTTACCCATTCCGTTTATGAGTCTGCCTATCTGTCCAACCGCATCGTGGTGATGAAAGCTCGCCCCGGCCGCGTTCATGCCGATTTTCCGCTGGTGACAGCCATGGAGCGCGACGCCCATTACCGCACCTCGGAAGACTATCGCCTCGCCTGCGAAAAGGTTTCCACCATGCTTCTCGAAGCCATTGGCAACGGAGAACACTGA
- a CDS encoding ABC transporter substrate-binding protein — MTNGLTKNVFLAGMALCGSIAATAPALALDEVSYGTNWLAQAEHGGFYQAVADGTYEKHGLKVTIVQGGPNAANRSLLIAGKVTFYMGGQLGDMDAVKEGIPLTSVASIFQKDPQVLLAHPDAGVEKFEDLAKLDTIFMGKEGYATYFEWMKKNYPGFKDEQYKPYTFNAGPFITNKASAQQGYLTSEPHEIEKQAGWAPKVFLLADAGFTPYSTMITAQTKTVEENPEMVQRFVDASLEGWYNYLYGDNKAANDLIKKDNPEMTDEQIAFSIAKMKEYGILESGDALEKGIGCITDDRYKAFFDAVVKIGLEPADLDYKKAYTTKFVCKGVGMALKK, encoded by the coding sequence ATGACCAATGGATTGACGAAAAACGTGTTTCTGGCGGGCATGGCGCTTTGTGGCTCCATTGCCGCAACGGCGCCGGCACTGGCGCTGGACGAAGTTTCCTACGGCACCAACTGGCTGGCACAGGCGGAGCACGGCGGCTTTTACCAGGCCGTTGCCGACGGAACTTACGAGAAACACGGCCTGAAAGTCACCATCGTTCAGGGTGGCCCGAATGCCGCCAACCGTTCACTGCTGATCGCCGGCAAGGTGACCTTCTACATGGGCGGCCAGCTTGGCGATATGGACGCGGTGAAGGAAGGCATCCCGCTGACCAGCGTCGCCTCCATTTTCCAGAAAGATCCGCAGGTGCTTCTCGCCCACCCGGATGCCGGCGTCGAGAAATTCGAAGATCTTGCCAAGCTCGACACCATCTTCATGGGTAAGGAAGGCTATGCCACCTATTTCGAATGGATGAAGAAGAACTACCCCGGCTTCAAGGACGAGCAATACAAGCCCTATACCTTCAATGCCGGCCCCTTCATCACCAACAAGGCATCCGCACAGCAGGGCTATCTGACGTCTGAGCCACACGAAATCGAAAAGCAGGCGGGCTGGGCACCAAAAGTCTTCCTGCTGGCAGATGCGGGCTTCACGCCCTATTCGACGATGATTACCGCGCAGACCAAGACGGTCGAAGAAAACCCCGAGATGGTGCAGCGCTTCGTCGATGCCTCGCTCGAAGGCTGGTACAACTACCTCTACGGCGACAACAAGGCTGCCAACGACCTCATCAAGAAAGACAATCCGGAGATGACGGACGAGCAGATCGCCTTCTCCATCGCCAAGATGAAGGAATACGGCATTCTTGAATCCGGCGACGCGCTTGAAAAGGGCATCGGATGCATTACCGACGACCGGTACAAGGCTTTCTTCGATGCAGTCGTGAAAATCGGCCTGGAGCCTGCCGATCTGGACTACAAAAAAGCCTACACGACGAAATTCGTCTGCAAGGGCGTCGGCATGGCGCTGAAGAAATAA
- a CDS encoding creatininase family protein, with product MATAFYWNELNTLDFATLDPENTVAILPIASTEQHGPHLPVATDVAIAEGMLSEFRVQKPADLAALVLPTQQIGKANEHIYGPGTLSFDADLLIRMWTSIGQKVSEAGVKKMVIVNSHGGNVDIMSIVGRELRVRYGMAVVGTQWGRFGHPEGLIGEHEMKFGIHGGEVETSLMLHFRPELVRMEKAQNFTSKAEWQKERSRFIQPLPPHALAWIAHDLNDNGVVGDASKGTAAKGEAICKHQVSGFIELLRDLASYPLSALYSR from the coding sequence ATGGCGACGGCTTTCTACTGGAACGAACTGAACACGCTGGATTTTGCAACGCTCGACCCGGAAAATACCGTTGCCATCCTGCCGATCGCCTCGACAGAACAACATGGTCCGCATTTGCCCGTCGCCACCGACGTCGCAATCGCCGAGGGCATGCTCTCGGAGTTTCGTGTCCAGAAACCTGCCGATTTGGCGGCACTGGTTCTGCCCACACAGCAGATCGGCAAGGCAAACGAACATATCTACGGACCCGGCACGCTTTCCTTCGATGCAGACCTTCTGATCCGCATGTGGACCTCAATAGGTCAGAAGGTTTCGGAAGCGGGCGTCAAGAAGATGGTCATCGTCAATTCCCATGGCGGTAATGTCGACATCATGAGCATCGTCGGGCGAGAACTGCGTGTGCGATACGGCATGGCAGTGGTCGGCACCCAATGGGGGCGCTTCGGCCATCCGGAAGGGCTGATTGGTGAGCATGAAATGAAATTCGGCATTCATGGTGGCGAGGTCGAGACATCACTGATGCTGCATTTTCGTCCTGAACTGGTGCGAATGGAAAAGGCGCAGAATTTCACATCGAAGGCCGAGTGGCAGAAAGAGCGCTCACGTTTCATCCAGCCGCTGCCACCACATGCCCTGGCCTGGATCGCCCACGACCTGAACGACAATGGCGTTGTCGGCGATGCATCGAAGGGAACCGCAGCCAAGGGCGAAGCGATCTGCAAACATCAGGTTTCCGGCTTCATCGAACTCTTGCGCGATCTCGCGAGTTACCCACTTTCGGCGCTCTATTCCCGCTAA
- a CDS encoding ABC transporter permease: MSATQEAALPQAKEKSFLERRGELILRTLVPIGVVAVLVLVWYVGVKVSGVPPYILPGPAAVVASLFNDWGTLAPAFWVTTKITMASLALALAGGVGIAIFLVQSRWIEIAFYPITVILQVTPIVAIAPLILIYAPSTQVALLICAFLVAFFPILSNMVQGLKSVDHNLLNLFDLYGASRWQTLLYLKLPASLPYFMTGLRIGGGLALIAAVVAEFAAGSAGAGSGLAFRLLESQYRMNIPRLFAALLLLSCLGVAIFAITSFISWLSLHRWHESSLKREN, translated from the coding sequence ATGTCCGCAACGCAGGAAGCGGCATTGCCGCAAGCAAAAGAAAAAAGCTTCCTTGAACGGCGTGGTGAACTCATTCTGCGAACGCTGGTCCCGATCGGTGTCGTCGCTGTGCTGGTTCTTGTCTGGTATGTGGGCGTCAAGGTCAGCGGCGTACCACCCTATATTCTGCCAGGCCCGGCGGCCGTCGTCGCCTCGCTCTTCAATGACTGGGGAACACTCGCCCCTGCCTTCTGGGTCACAACGAAGATCACCATGGCCTCGCTCGCACTGGCGCTGGCCGGCGGGGTCGGTATCGCCATCTTCCTGGTGCAATCGCGCTGGATCGAGATCGCCTTTTACCCGATTACCGTCATTCTTCAGGTAACCCCCATCGTTGCGATCGCACCGCTGATCCTGATCTATGCACCGAGCACCCAGGTCGCGCTGTTGATCTGTGCTTTCCTGGTCGCGTTTTTCCCGATCCTCTCCAACATGGTGCAGGGCTTGAAAAGCGTCGACCACAATCTTCTGAACCTCTTTGACCTCTACGGCGCATCCCGCTGGCAGACATTGCTTTATCTGAAACTGCCTGCTTCCCTGCCCTACTTCATGACGGGCCTGAGGATCGGCGGTGGACTGGCGTTGATCGCTGCCGTGGTTGCCGAGTTCGCGGCCGGATCGGCTGGTGCAGGTTCAGGGCTGGCCTTCCGCCTGCTGGAATCGCAATATCGCATGAATATTCCGCGCCTCTTCGCGGCACTTCTTCTGCTTTCCTGTCTTGGCGTAGCGATTTTCGCCATCACCTCCTTCATCTCATGGCTTTCATTGCACCGGTGGCATGAAAGCAGCCTGAAACGGGAAAACTGA
- a CDS encoding transglutaminase — MLKKIIAAAICGIVVASMSTHADAAGAAGFARGFATAEKAALAKIDISASNRFDGCTLVAGQCVSSAAMRLTEKRRDQLLNVNRDINGTMGALDDYFSGFGSDVPAIQPVGADNCGDCATIKRSALVGAGWSSNALRIAFALNDDGSLEKVLIVSTDKGDIVLGNAAFTSRERETAL; from the coding sequence ATGCTGAAGAAGATTATTGCTGCCGCCATTTGCGGCATTGTCGTCGCTTCCATGTCCACCCATGCGGATGCAGCCGGTGCCGCCGGTTTTGCGCGCGGTTTCGCCACGGCTGAAAAGGCTGCGCTTGCGAAGATCGATATCTCCGCCTCCAATCGTTTCGATGGCTGCACGCTTGTTGCGGGTCAGTGCGTTTCCTCCGCTGCCATGCGTTTGACGGAAAAGCGCCGCGACCAGCTTTTGAATGTCAACCGTGACATCAACGGCACGATGGGCGCGCTTGATGATTATTTTTCCGGTTTTGGAAGCGACGTTCCAGCCATTCAGCCTGTTGGCGCCGACAATTGCGGTGATTGCGCCACGATCAAGCGTTCTGCTCTGGTGGGCGCTGGCTGGTCGTCGAATGCGCTCCGGATCGCTTTTGCTCTCAATGACGATGGATCGCTTGAAAAGGTTCTGATTGTGTCGACCGACAAGGGTGACATCGTTCTCGGCAACGCCGCTTTCACATCCAGGGAGCGCGAAACGGCGCTCTAA
- a CDS encoding LysR family transcriptional regulator: MLHSRKLQYIDEIVRCGSIRKAAARLNVASSAVNRQILAIEEEFGAPIFERLPRGLKLTAAGELCIEHIREVLKDYERLETRIRGLKMPQAGKVTMVATTGLAAGPLTAILHNFLEKHPRVRVLLHNDSGTPTVNPVLTGEADIGLGFNIPAAPGLRTLALFDVPVGVVLPPDHPLAERQSLDLTDIVHEKMVLSQPGTSLRNVINLVLAPLPMQVEPLLETNSVELMKQLVRSGSGLTLLNPLDVYLECKRGELVFRPFSTPHMRHQPMKLFARSRSTLDTAASLYVEFLLSELSALVADLQKQGHVPLQDKQREQAG; this comes from the coding sequence GTGCTTCATTCGCGCAAGCTGCAATATATCGACGAGATCGTGCGCTGCGGTTCCATCCGCAAGGCGGCAGCACGTCTCAACGTTGCGTCCTCGGCCGTTAACCGGCAGATCCTCGCGATCGAAGAGGAGTTCGGTGCACCTATTTTCGAACGGTTGCCACGCGGCCTTAAACTGACGGCTGCAGGCGAGTTGTGCATCGAACATATCCGCGAGGTGCTGAAGGATTATGAAAGGCTTGAGACCCGCATTCGCGGTCTCAAGATGCCGCAGGCGGGAAAAGTGACAATGGTGGCGACTACCGGTCTTGCCGCCGGCCCGTTAACGGCGATCCTGCACAATTTTCTCGAAAAACATCCGCGCGTACGGGTTCTGCTTCACAATGACAGCGGCACGCCGACTGTTAATCCGGTGTTGACGGGGGAGGCGGATATCGGCCTTGGTTTCAACATTCCGGCCGCACCGGGACTGCGCACACTTGCCTTGTTCGATGTGCCCGTTGGTGTGGTACTGCCGCCCGATCACCCTTTGGCCGAACGCCAGAGCCTCGATCTCACCGATATCGTGCACGAAAAGATGGTTCTGTCGCAGCCGGGCACGAGCCTTCGCAATGTCATCAATCTTGTGCTGGCTCCGTTGCCAATGCAGGTTGAGCCGCTGCTGGAAACCAATTCGGTGGAGTTGATGAAGCAGCTTGTGCGCTCGGGCTCCGGGCTGACACTTCTCAACCCGCTCGATGTCTATCTCGAATGCAAGCGTGGGGAATTGGTGTTTCGGCCATTTTCGACACCGCACATGCGCCATCAGCCGATGAAGCTGTTTGCCCGCTCACGCTCGACGCTCGATACAGCGGCGAGCCTTTATGTGGAATTCCTGTTGTCCGAGCTTTCGGCGCTGGTTGCCGATCTGCAAAAGCAGGGACATGTGCCCTTGCAGGACAAACAACGCGAACAGGCGGGTTGA